The Campylobacter armoricus sequence TATGATAAATTATCAAATCCTTTGAATAATTGCATAATAAAATTATCCAATAAAAACAATAAACATATATGTATTGTTGTAGATCCTATAAGTTCTTATGCTTTTATTCCAAAATTTACACCATCAAATAAACAATTAATTGTTTTAAATAATAAAACCATGTATTGTGAAAATTTATAATTATTTAGTTTCCAAACATTAACTATCAAAGAGCATAATTACAATTGTAAAAGCAAACATTCATAGATAACTCCTTAGTTTTTAAAGATCTAGTTTCAAACTAGATCTTTAAAGATATTTACAGAGTTTAAAATATACGCAATTAAAATTTTATACTCTTTGCTTTATATATTTAAAATCCATCAATAAACTTTTTTAATCAATATTTATTTACTTTAAGATTTCTTATATAAAACTATGCTATAATACAAGCCATAGTTTTAATTTTAATAAGGAGAATTCTCATGAAACTAGTTAAACTTAGTTTAGTAGCAGCTTTAGCTGCAGGTGCTTTTTCAGCAGCAAATGCTGTTTCACTTGAAGAAGCTATAAAAGATGTTGATGTATCAGGAATGTTTAGATACAGATTTGAATCTGATAGATTAGATGCTGGTGCAAAACCTTACAGTGGTTTTACTGCAGGTGTTCAAAATGGTTACAATGGTGATAAAGAAAACAGACACAGATTTAAATCTCAATTAAACTTCAAAGCAGCTTTAGATGATAATTTCAAAGCTTTTGTTCAATTCCAATATGACAATACAGGCGAGTTAGGTTTTAATAGTCCAAGTGCTAAAGCTGAAACTAACACAGCTCAAAGCTTTGATGTTGAGCAAGCATACTTAGAATACACTAACGAAGCTTATGCTACAAGTGTAACTTTCGGTAAAATGGAAGTTGGTTCAATTTGGACTGATGATGCTATCGGTACAGGAGCTAAAATCATTAACAACTCTATCGAAGGTTTAACTTTTGCAGGTTACTGGTTTGATAGTTTTAATGTTACAGATGATGGTGATTTTACTGGTTTAGGTATAGCTGATGCTTCATTATATGGCGCTGCTGTATTAGGTGATTTTGATCCATTTGCTTTCCAATTATGGGCTGCTTATTCAAATAATTGGGCATTCTTATATGCAATAGATGCTAGCTATAAATTCAGCTTTAATGATGTAGCTAATTTCAAAATCCAAGGTCAATACTTAGGAAATAGCCTAGATAGCGATAAAGAAAAATTAGGTCTTGACAATGGTAATTTCTATGCTGCTCAATTACAAGGTCAAATTTCAGCATTTGATTTTAAAGCAGGTATAGTTGGTTATGGTGAAAAAGATAAAGCTAGCTTAGTTGTATTAGAAGATAAAGGTCAAGTAATCGCTCCAGGTGAGCAAATTTTCTATTCTACTGGTAGTGATTTAAGAGGTGATGTAGGTGAAAACTTCTTCTATTTTGCAGGTTTAGGTTATACTTTTGCTGAAACTGTAAGAGTAGGATTTGATTATATAGGTGGTAAATCTGAGCAAGTTGGTTATGATATAGATAAAAACGAATATGTAGCAAGTGTGTCTTATGCTTATAGTCCAAAACTTACATTTAGTGGTTTCTATTCTTACTTAACCGAAGATTTCAATACTAAAAATATAGATGATGCTGACGATCAATTCATCAGACTTGAAGCTCTATACAAATTCTAATTATAAAAGCTAAGCCAAAAGGCTTAGCTTACTATATCTAAAATTATCTCTTCTTTTAATCCTTGTATTTTAATTTCTTTGATTTTTAATTCATCAGGTAAGTTTTCAAGTAAAGCTTCTTTGTTATGTATATTTTTATTTGCTAACACTCTTAATATCTTGCCTCTATATGCTTTTGCAAAATGACTTAAAGATTTAGAATTTTTTAAAAATGCAAAAGTTAAAAAAGGTTTTTTTATGGTATAAAATTTTTCATAAAATTTAGCTCTAAGATCTATTATTAATTCATTTTCTAATAAATCATCAAGTTCTTTTGAAAATTTCTCTTTGTAAAATTTTTCTATATTAAAATTTTCTATTTTTTCACCTTGTTTGAATTTATAATAAGGAATTAAATCTTTTGCTAGTATTGGACCAAATAAATTTGAGAAAATTATGACATTATTATCTATATATTTTTTTTCTAATGAATTTAAACTAGGATAGTTTAGATATTCAAATGCAACACCACTATATCTTTCAATAGCTTTTATAGTATTTTTTTTAGATAAATCTTGACTTAACTCATTAATTTCATTTAAGTCTTTTACTCCAAAGAATTTTCCAAGCTCTTGTGTATTACGAGTATTAACAAAATTTTGATATTTCTTTAAAGCTTCCATTCTTACATAAAACATATGCTCAAAAATGAAAGAATTTTTATTTATTGGTTTTTGAGTATTAGTTTTGTTTTTACTTTCACTTGGTGAGAATAAAATTATCATATTTTTCCTTTTAATTTTTAAAAAATTATACAAAATAATTTAAAATCCTTGACATTATTTTAAAATTTTATTATAATTCAACTTTATTTTTTGCTGGTTTAGCTCAGTTGGTAGAGCAGCTGCCTTGTAAGCAGCAGGTCGGGGGTTCAAGTCCCTTAACCAGCTCCATTGTTAATAGCAGTGTTTGACCAGAAATAAAAAGCATTTTTTATTCATGGTGAGTTACTCAAGTGGCCAACGAGGGCAGACTGTAAATCTGCTGGCTTTCGCCTTCCGTGGTTCGAATCCACGACTCACCACCATTGCTTTGCGGGAGTAGCTCAGTTGGCTAGAGCATCAGCCTTCCAAGCTGAGGGTCGCGGGTTCGAGTCCCGTTTCCCGCTCCAACCTTATTTTGGTAGAGTGAAACTGGGAGCTGTTTTGTATTTAGAATTTCTAGCAGTTTCAAATATCCAAAATTTTTGTTATTTATGTTTTTAATTTTTCTGAGCGCTCGTATGGCTCAGAGGTAGAGCACTCCCTTGGTAAGGGAGAGGTCGCGGGTTCAAGTCCCGCTATGAGCTCCATTGATTTCAAAAGATTATAAAACATAAATTAGTATTTGTATGTAAATTTTATATGGAGGAAAAAGATGGCTAAAGAAAAATTTTCACGTAATAAGCCTCACGTAAATATTGGTACAATTGGTCACGTTGATCATGGTAAAACTACTTTAACAGCTGCAATTTCTGCTGTTCTTTCAAGAAGAGGATTGGCTGAATTAAAAGATTATGATAATATCGATAATGCTCCTGAAGAAAAAGAGCGTGGTATTACTATTGCTACATCTCACATTGAGTATGAAACAGAAAATCGTCACTATGCTCATGTTGATTGTCCAGGACACGCAGACTATGTTAAAAATATGATTACTGGTGCTGCTCAAATGGATGGTGCTATCCTTGTTGTTTCTGCTGCAGATGGTCCAATGCCACAAACTAGAGAGCATATTTTACTTTCTCGTCAAGTAGGTGTACCATATATTGTTGTTTTTATGAATAAAGCTGATATGGTTGATGATGCAGAGTTGTTAGAATTAGTTGAAATGGAAATTAGAGAATTATTAAGCTCATATGATTTTCCAGGAGATGATACTCCAATTATTTCAGGTTCTGCTTTACAAGCTCTTGAAGAAGCAAAAGCTGGTCAAGATGGTGAATGGTCTAAAAAAATACTAGATCTTATGGCGGCAGTTGATGAGTATATTCCAACTCCAACTCGTGATACAGATAAAGATTTCTTAATGCCTATTGAAGATGTATTTTCAATTTCAGGTCGTGGTACAGTTGTTACTGGTAGAATTGAAAAAGGTGTTGTAAAAGTTGGTGATACTATTGAAATAGTTGGTATTAGAGATACTCAAAGCACTACAGTAACTGGTGTTGAAATGTTTAGAAAAGAAATGGATCAAGGTGAAGCTGGTGATAATGTAGGTGTTCTTTTGCGTGGTACTAAAAAAGAAGATGTTCTTCGTGGTATGGTTTTGGCTAAACCAAAATCAATCACTCCTCACACTGATTTTGAAGCTGAAGTTTATATTTTAAATAAAGATGAAGGTGGTCGCCATACTCCATTCTTTAATAACTATAGACCGCAATTTTATGTAAGAACAACAGATGTTACTGGTTCTATTCAACTTGCAGAAGGTGTTGAAATGGTTATGCCAGGTGAAAATGTTAGAATTACTGTAAGTCTAATTGCTCCAGTTGCACTTGAAGAAGGTACTCGTTTTGCTATCCGTGAAGGTGGTCGTACCGTTGGTTCGGGTGTTGTTTCTAAAATTATTAAATAATTATAAGCGAGATTTTATCTCGCTTTTTAAGGAATAAAAATGAGAATAAAAGTTGGTTTAAAATGTGAAGAGTGCGGTGATATAAATTATAGCACTTTTAAAAATAGTAAAAATACAACTGAAAAATTAGAATTAAGAAAATATTGTCCAAGATTAAAAAAACACACAATTCATAAAGAAGTTAAATTAAAAAGTTAAGGCTTTTATATAAAAAGCCCCTAGGGCAATAGCTCCAATGGTAGAGCGCCGGATTCCAAATCCGATGGTTGGGGGTTCGAATCCCTCTTGCCCTGCCACAAAATAAGGTAAAATATGGAAAAACTAATAACTTATTTTAAATTATCAAAAGCTGAATTAGGAAAAGTGATTTGGCCTTTAAAAGAGCAAGTTAGAAATGCTTATATTACAGTTTTTGTAGTTGTTGCTGTTGTTTCATTATTTTTAGCATTAGTTGATTTGATTATGTCATTTTCGTTATCTAAAATTATAGGATAAAATGATGAATCATAAATGGTATGCAATTCAGACTTATGCTGGTAGTGAAATGGCTGTAAAAAGAGCCATAGAAAATTTAGTTAGAGATCATGGAATTCAAGAACAATTATTAGAAGTGATTGTTCCAACTGAAGATGTGATTGAATTTAAAAATGGTAAAGAAAAAATAAGCGAAAGAAGTCTATATTCAGGTTATGTATTTGCTAATATTGACTTATCAACAGAGCTTTGGCACAAAATTCAGTCTTTGCCAAAAGTTGGGCGTTTTATAGGGGAAAGTAAAAAGCCGACCCCATTAAGTGAAAAAGATATCAATCTTATTTTAGAAAAGGTGAAAAATAAAGCAGCACCTAAACCTAAAATTTCGTTTGATAAAGAAGAGAGTGTTAGAATAACTGAAGGTCCTTTCGCAAACTTTGTTGGTATTGTAGAAGAGTACGACATGGTTAGAGGGGTTTTAAAGCTAAATGTTTCAATATTTGGTAGATCAACTCCAGTTGAGAT is a genomic window containing:
- a CDS encoding major outer membrane protein, whose protein sequence is MKLVKLSLVAALAAGAFSAANAVSLEEAIKDVDVSGMFRYRFESDRLDAGAKPYSGFTAGVQNGYNGDKENRHRFKSQLNFKAALDDNFKAFVQFQYDNTGELGFNSPSAKAETNTAQSFDVEQAYLEYTNEAYATSVTFGKMEVGSIWTDDAIGTGAKIINNSIEGLTFAGYWFDSFNVTDDGDFTGLGIADASLYGAAVLGDFDPFAFQLWAAYSNNWAFLYAIDASYKFSFNDVANFKIQGQYLGNSLDSDKEKLGLDNGNFYAAQLQGQISAFDFKAGIVGYGEKDKASLVVLEDKGQVIAPGEQIFYSTGSDLRGDVGENFFYFAGLGYTFAETVRVGFDYIGGKSEQVGYDIDKNEYVASVSYAYSPKLTFSGFYSYLTEDFNTKNIDDADDQFIRLEALYKF
- a CDS encoding YaaA family protein — translated: MIILFSPSESKNKTNTQKPINKNSFIFEHMFYVRMEALKKYQNFVNTRNTQELGKFFGVKDLNEINELSQDLSKKNTIKAIERYSGVAFEYLNYPSLNSLEKKYIDNNVIIFSNLFGPILAKDLIPYYKFKQGEKIENFNIEKFYKEKFSKELDDLLENELIIDLRAKFYEKFYTIKKPFLTFAFLKNSKSLSHFAKAYRGKILRVLANKNIHNKEALLENLPDELKIKEIKIQGLKEEIILDIVS
- the tuf gene encoding elongation factor Tu → MAKEKFSRNKPHVNIGTIGHVDHGKTTLTAAISAVLSRRGLAELKDYDNIDNAPEEKERGITIATSHIEYETENRHYAHVDCPGHADYVKNMITGAAQMDGAILVVSAADGPMPQTREHILLSRQVGVPYIVVFMNKADMVDDAELLELVEMEIRELLSSYDFPGDDTPIISGSALQALEEAKAGQDGEWSKKILDLMAAVDEYIPTPTRDTDKDFLMPIEDVFSISGRGTVVTGRIEKGVVKVGDTIEIVGIRDTQSTTVTGVEMFRKEMDQGEAGDNVGVLLRGTKKEDVLRGMVLAKPKSITPHTDFEAEVYILNKDEGGRHTPFFNNYRPQFYVRTTDVTGSIQLAEGVEMVMPGENVRITVSLIAPVALEEGTRFAIREGGRTVGSGVVSKIIK
- the rpmG gene encoding 50S ribosomal protein L33 produces the protein MRIKVGLKCEECGDINYSTFKNSKNTTEKLELRKYCPRLKKHTIHKEVKLKS
- the secE gene encoding preprotein translocase subunit SecE, producing the protein MEKLITYFKLSKAELGKVIWPLKEQVRNAYITVFVVVAVVSLFLALVDLIMSFSLSKIIG
- the nusG gene encoding transcription termination/antitermination protein NusG codes for the protein MMNHKWYAIQTYAGSEMAVKRAIENLVRDHGIQEQLLEVIVPTEDVIEFKNGKEKISERSLYSGYVFANIDLSTELWHKIQSLPKVGRFIGESKKPTPLSEKDINLILEKVKNKAAPKPKISFDKEESVRITEGPFANFVGIVEEYDMVRGVLKLNVSIFGRSTPVEILYSQVEKIV